One Williamsia phyllosphaerae DNA segment encodes these proteins:
- a CDS encoding ABC transporter permease: MLFWTRRSRAAVWALFGVVVTVVFVAPIATVVLAAFAGSWNGPLPTDLGVARFGDALSGDDLASLSVSLQTAVIAGALALVVGTWAALAARSAPPWLRRVTDAAFHIPIAVPSVAIGLGLLISFNSRPLLLGGTKWIVIVAHMVLVLAFAFSSVSAAAERLDPALRQAAQSLGASPARVLFRVELPLLLPALGAAAGLAIALSMGELGATIMVYPPTWKTLPVSIFGLSDRGQALSAAALTTILLAVTLLVLAAVSRLRTRAAIR, encoded by the coding sequence ATGCTGTTCTGGACCAGGCGTAGTCGCGCCGCGGTATGGGCGCTGTTCGGGGTCGTGGTGACGGTCGTCTTCGTCGCGCCCATCGCCACCGTCGTCCTCGCGGCCTTCGCCGGGTCGTGGAACGGTCCGCTGCCGACCGATCTCGGGGTGGCCCGCTTCGGTGACGCGTTGTCCGGCGACGACCTCGCCAGCCTGTCGGTGAGTCTGCAGACCGCGGTCATCGCCGGCGCGCTGGCACTGGTCGTCGGGACCTGGGCTGCGCTGGCCGCCCGATCGGCGCCGCCGTGGCTGCGGCGCGTGACCGACGCCGCGTTTCACATCCCGATCGCCGTCCCGTCGGTGGCGATCGGCCTGGGACTGCTGATCTCGTTCAACTCGCGTCCGCTGCTGCTGGGTGGGACCAAGTGGATCGTCATCGTCGCGCACATGGTCCTGGTGCTGGCGTTCGCCTTCAGCTCGGTCTCGGCGGCGGCCGAGCGTCTCGATCCCGCGCTACGACAGGCGGCCCAATCCCTGGGCGCGAGCCCGGCCCGGGTCCTGTTCCGCGTCGAACTCCCGCTGTTGCTGCCCGCTCTCGGCGCCGCCGCCGGGCTCGCGATCGCACTCTCGATGGGCGAGCTGGGGGCCACCATCATGGTGTACCCGCCGACGTGGAAGACGCTGCCGGTCAGCATCTTCGGATTGTCCGATCGTGGTCAGGCGTTGTCCGCGGCCGCTCTGACGACAATCCTGCTGGCGGTGACCCTGCTGGTTCTCGCGGCCGTGAGCAGATTGCGAACCCGCGCGGCCATCCGCTGA
- a CDS encoding 2-aminoethylphosphonate ABC transporter permease subunit, which yields MTAGLVERLSEAPTPEPNPPVRRTAAVWWTIGPLVIVAVVAVYPLVRVLLNSTSGRGTSSWSGVLSSELFRTSLVTTARIAACATLGCLVLGTFIAVVLAFVPFPGSTVVGRLIDTVLALPSFLITLAFTFIYGSAGIVNAALFEIIGSRPVNFLTTELGVIVAEITFFTPFVVRPLLAAFAMVPREQLDVAASLGASPWRVLRTVVMPEAWPALIAGGGLVLLLTLNEFGIVLFTGAKDVTTLPVLIYTRGIVTFDLPGAAVIATVQVGLSIGLYLLYRKAFAQMTSGRGASTRKDNGNAVLDQA from the coding sequence ATGACCGCCGGTCTCGTCGAACGCCTATCCGAGGCGCCGACCCCGGAGCCCAACCCACCCGTTCGGCGTACTGCGGCCGTGTGGTGGACGATCGGACCGCTGGTGATCGTGGCCGTGGTCGCGGTGTATCCACTGGTGCGGGTACTGCTGAACTCCACCTCGGGCCGTGGGACGAGTTCGTGGTCGGGGGTCTTGTCGTCCGAGCTGTTCCGGACGTCGCTGGTCACCACCGCGCGGATCGCGGCGTGTGCGACCCTCGGATGCCTGGTGCTCGGCACGTTCATCGCGGTGGTCCTGGCCTTCGTCCCGTTCCCGGGATCGACCGTCGTGGGGCGACTGATCGACACCGTCCTCGCCCTCCCGTCGTTCCTCATCACGCTGGCCTTCACGTTCATCTACGGCAGCGCAGGCATCGTCAACGCTGCGCTGTTCGAGATCATCGGTTCCCGTCCGGTGAACTTCCTGACCACCGAGCTCGGTGTCATCGTCGCCGAGATCACCTTCTTCACCCCGTTCGTCGTACGCCCCCTGCTCGCAGCGTTCGCGATGGTCCCGCGTGAACAGCTCGACGTCGCAGCGAGTCTCGGTGCCTCACCGTGGCGGGTGTTGCGCACGGTCGTGATGCCCGAGGCGTGGCCGGCACTGATCGCCGGCGGCGGACTCGTGTTGCTGCTGACGCTCAACGAGTTCGGGATCGTGCTGTTCACCGGCGCCAAGGACGTCACCACGCTCCCGGTCCTGATCTACACCCGCGGGATCGTCACCTTCGACCTCCCGGGGGCCGCGGTGATCGCGACCGTTCAGGTCGGACTGTCGATCGGCCTGTATCTGCTCTATCGAAAGGCGTTCGCGCAAATGACCTCCGGCCGCGGGGCGTCGACACGGAAGGACAACGGCAATGCTGTTCTGGACCAGGCGTAG
- a CDS encoding ABC transporter ATP-binding protein → MSDLNTSSTRRRLRGGTRSTPTPTAPAGPAITFDRVTVTYGRGRGAQDALSDFSLRVAPGETVALLGPSGSGKSTALKALAGFVRPSSGRVRLGDRDVTDLPPAKRGIGVVVQSYALFPHLRVRDNVAFGLRANRVARSEISDRVREALEMVSMSGFADRLPRELSGGQQQRVAIARALAIRPGVLLLDEPLAALDAALRQSMLTELQELRAALPDTAMLYVTHDQTEALALADRVAVMRDARLVDVDTADTLWTRPPSAFTAAFLGGANLLPCTVGRVSGTTALVAVGDRMLDVTAPATRVGAPGWSPGTPAMVCIRPHEISVATTSGRGAICARVTATVWQGSTTRVTLAVDGLPDVLLDADLPGRTDHGVDSIVWVTFPPGAGVLVSTNDVS, encoded by the coding sequence ATGTCGGACCTCAACACTTCGTCCACGCGGCGCCGTCTGCGTGGCGGGACACGGTCGACACCGACGCCGACGGCTCCGGCCGGCCCGGCCATCACCTTCGACCGGGTCACCGTCACCTACGGCCGTGGCCGCGGCGCGCAGGACGCGCTGTCGGACTTCAGCCTTCGGGTGGCGCCCGGTGAGACCGTGGCCCTGCTCGGACCGAGCGGCTCGGGCAAGTCGACCGCCCTGAAGGCACTCGCCGGCTTCGTCCGCCCGTCGTCGGGACGCGTGCGTCTCGGCGACCGGGACGTCACCGACCTCCCGCCCGCCAAGCGCGGGATCGGCGTGGTCGTCCAGTCCTACGCCCTGTTCCCGCATCTGCGCGTCCGGGACAACGTGGCGTTCGGCCTGCGGGCGAATCGGGTTGCCCGCAGCGAGATCTCCGACCGTGTGCGTGAAGCACTCGAGATGGTCAGCATGTCGGGGTTCGCCGACCGGCTGCCGCGGGAGCTCTCCGGCGGACAGCAGCAGCGCGTCGCCATCGCCCGCGCGCTCGCCATCCGACCCGGCGTGCTGCTGCTCGACGAGCCCCTGGCCGCACTCGACGCCGCCCTGCGACAGTCGATGCTGACCGAACTGCAGGAGCTGCGGGCCGCCCTCCCCGACACCGCGATGCTCTACGTCACCCACGATCAGACCGAGGCGCTCGCCCTGGCCGACCGGGTCGCGGTGATGCGCGATGCGCGCCTGGTCGACGTCGACACCGCCGACACGCTCTGGACCCGACCGCCGTCGGCGTTCACCGCCGCCTTCCTCGGCGGTGCGAATCTCCTCCCGTGCACGGTCGGGCGGGTGTCGGGGACGACCGCGCTGGTCGCGGTCGGTGATCGGATGCTCGATGTCACCGCGCCGGCCACGCGTGTCGGGGCGCCGGGCTGGTCCCCGGGCACTCCTGCGATGGTCTGCATCCGACCCCACGAGATATCCGTCGCCACGACCTCGGGTCGCGGCGCGATCTGCGCGCGGGTCACGGCGACGGTGTGGCAGGGATCGACGACGCGGGTCACCCTGGCCGTCGACGGTCTCCCGGACGTGTTGCTCGACGCCGATCTTCCGGGCCGGACCGACCACGGGGTCGACTCGATCGTCTGGGTGACGTTCCCGCCCGGCGCCGGAGTGCTCGTGTCGACGAACGACGTGTCATGA
- a CDS encoding 2-aminoethylphosphonate ABC transporter substrate-binding protein, translated as MSVRSRRNRLRHIAIALTSTAAVLVTATACGGTGTSTSGSDTVTVYSADGLGDWYKAEFAKFTEQTKISVNYVEAGSGEVVSRVQKEQSNPQADLMVTLPPFIQKADDAGLLAESGVDTSAVAADNKDSAGKYVSIVDNYLSFIRSPRATPAPTTFDDLLDPRFADKIQYSTPGQAGDGTAVLLLLQHLRGEQGGLDYLKRLQANNVGPSSSTGKLQPKVSNGEIMVANGDVQMNLTSIRDDKSAFELFFPAESNGTRTTVSLPYVAGVTSGAPHSENAKKLLEFLLSSDVQKTVGPDALGVSVRTDIPADTAANSPAQAISGVTVWRPDWNSVLSGLDGGVAAYQKATGS; from the coding sequence ATGTCTGTCCGATCTCGTCGAAACCGACTTCGCCACATCGCCATCGCACTGACCTCGACCGCCGCCGTGCTGGTCACCGCCACCGCCTGCGGTGGAACCGGCACCTCCACGTCGGGCTCCGACACCGTCACGGTCTACAGCGCCGACGGCCTCGGTGACTGGTACAAGGCCGAATTCGCGAAATTCACCGAGCAGACCAAGATCTCGGTGAACTATGTGGAGGCCGGCTCCGGCGAGGTCGTATCCCGTGTCCAGAAGGAGCAGTCCAACCCGCAGGCCGACCTCATGGTGACGCTGCCGCCGTTCATCCAGAAGGCCGACGACGCCGGGCTGCTCGCGGAATCGGGGGTGGACACCTCGGCCGTCGCCGCCGACAACAAGGACTCCGCGGGCAAGTACGTCTCCATCGTCGACAACTACCTGTCGTTCATCCGCAGCCCCCGGGCGACACCGGCGCCCACCACCTTCGACGATCTACTCGACCCCCGCTTCGCCGACAAGATCCAGTACTCGACCCCCGGACAGGCCGGTGACGGGACCGCGGTTCTGCTCCTGCTGCAGCATCTGCGCGGCGAACAGGGTGGCCTGGACTACCTCAAGCGCCTGCAGGCCAACAACGTCGGCCCGTCGAGCTCCACGGGCAAGCTGCAGCCGAAGGTGAGCAACGGCGAGATCATGGTGGCCAACGGCGACGTGCAGATGAACCTCACGTCCATCCGCGACGACAAGTCCGCATTCGAACTGTTCTTCCCGGCCGAGTCGAACGGCACCAGAACCACGGTGTCATTGCCGTACGTCGCCGGTGTCACCTCGGGTGCGCCGCACTCGGAGAACGCGAAGAAGCTGCTCGAGTTCCTGCTGTCCTCCGACGTGCAGAAGACCGTCGGGCCCGACGCCCTCGGGGTGTCGGTGCGCACCGACATCCCCGCCGACACCGCGGCGAACTCACCGGCCCAGGCCATCTCCGGCGTCACGGTGTGGCGGCCGGACTGGAACTCGGTGCTCTCCGGCCTCGACGGAGGCGTCGCCGCGTACCAGAAGGCCACGGGGAGTTGA
- a CDS encoding phosphonatase-like hydrolase, with protein sequence MAGTTVSDGGLVLQAFDVAATAAGIPDDGPEREHARQYVIDTMGQSKITVFRALTGDDEDRAQAGNRAFEAAYDDLIGTGDIRPIAGAAETIAQLRGSGIKVALTTGFSRATQHRLLDVLGWSDVADLTLSPEEAGRGRPYPDLVLRAVLDLGIDDVRTVAVLGDTSSDVLSGLRAGARIVAGTLTGAHDRTQLEGAGATHVVDSISDFGQLVLS encoded by the coding sequence ATGGCCGGTACCACCGTCTCCGACGGTGGGCTCGTCCTGCAGGCCTTCGACGTCGCCGCCACCGCCGCCGGGATCCCCGACGACGGACCCGAACGAGAGCACGCCCGGCAGTACGTGATCGACACCATGGGCCAGTCCAAGATCACCGTCTTCCGCGCGCTGACCGGCGACGACGAGGACCGTGCACAGGCCGGCAACCGGGCCTTCGAGGCCGCTTACGACGACCTGATCGGCACCGGTGACATCCGTCCCATCGCCGGCGCAGCGGAGACCATCGCACAGTTGCGCGGCTCCGGGATCAAGGTCGCCCTCACAACGGGTTTCAGCCGCGCCACCCAGCACCGACTCCTCGACGTCCTCGGATGGTCCGACGTCGCCGACCTCACGCTGTCACCCGAGGAGGCAGGCCGCGGACGCCCGTACCCCGACCTCGTCCTGCGCGCGGTCCTCGACCTCGGGATCGACGACGTCCGCACCGTCGCCGTGCTCGGTGACACCTCCAGCGACGTCCTCAGCGGCCTGCGCGCCGGGGCGCGCATCGTCGCGGGCACCCTCACCGGCGCCCACGACAGAACACAGCTCGAGGGTGCCGGCGCGACGCACGTCGTCGACTCCATCTCCGATTTCGGCCAGCTCGTCCTCTCCTGA